A window of the Parabacteroides merdae ATCC 43184 genome harbors these coding sequences:
- a CDS encoding RNA polymerase sigma-70 factor — MSAQQKEDRLFENIYLSYFPKMKRFAQEYVISEQDAENIVQDMFAELWEKREMFTCQTIRIAYLFTIIKNKCLNHLRHKTIALETINNMQEEYNMTLRMNLDSLEAFEQHIFSDQDIEDLINRALDSLPTKCKEIFIMNKLEGKKQEQIATELNLSTNTVRNQISIAYKKLRNELKDYLPLWLFLFHCT, encoded by the coding sequence ATGTCCGCCCAACAAAAAGAAGATCGTTTATTCGAAAACATCTACCTTTCCTACTTTCCAAAAATGAAACGCTTTGCACAAGAATATGTGATATCGGAACAAGATGCGGAAAATATCGTGCAAGACATGTTCGCGGAACTTTGGGAAAAACGAGAAATGTTTACTTGTCAAACAATCCGGATCGCTTATCTGTTCACCATCATCAAGAACAAATGCCTCAACCACCTGCGACATAAAACGATTGCCCTGGAAACCATCAACAATATGCAAGAAGAATATAACATGACCCTTCGTATGAATTTAGATTCTTTAGAAGCCTTCGAGCAACATATTTTCTCCGACCAAGATATTGAAGATTTAATTAACCGGGCCTTAGACAGCCTGCCGACCAAATGCAAGGAAATCTTTATCATGAACAAACTGGAAGGGAAAAAGCAAGAACAGATCGCCACCGAACTAAACCTCTCAACCAACACGGTCAGAAATCAAATCAGCATCGCCTATAAAAAGCTTAGGAACGAACTAAAGGACTATCTTCCTTTATGGCTTTTCCTTTTTCATTGCACATAG
- a CDS encoding FecR family protein, with protein sequence MERQIEKYFQEELNADERLDFLKQVESDNELKKQFIKFKNTYALLSFSDAACGKKTTRDSYTQFLCKMRAKHIRQISFYLFKYAAIITLLIIFAYQAGVNQHSEILQENIENKLHVPAGQRIKLTLQDGTTVWLNSHTTLTYPAIFDKKERRVAIDGEAFFIVAQDKHKPFIVSSQGIETKVLGTQFNICSYRKNNDVRTSLIEGSLQIYFTGKENESIILSPNEQISIKNGTIKVDTISHHDYFLWKEGIYSFKDELLVDILNKLQLYYDVRIIIRNPSINQEKYTGKFRQRDSIDDILRMLQKIHKFKIQKDEENNIITLS encoded by the coding sequence ATGGAAAGACAAATCGAAAAATATTTTCAAGAAGAACTGAATGCAGACGAAAGACTGGATTTCTTAAAACAGGTTGAATCTGATAACGAATTGAAAAAACAATTCATCAAATTCAAAAATACATACGCACTATTATCATTTTCCGATGCCGCCTGCGGGAAAAAGACTACTCGAGACAGCTACACCCAGTTCTTGTGTAAAATGAGAGCGAAACACATACGACAGATTTCATTCTACCTATTCAAATATGCAGCTATCATCACTTTACTCATTATATTCGCTTATCAGGCCGGCGTGAACCAGCATTCCGAAATTTTACAGGAGAATATCGAAAACAAACTGCACGTACCTGCCGGACAGCGCATCAAACTGACACTTCAGGATGGAACTACTGTATGGCTGAACTCCCACACAACTCTCACCTATCCTGCCATTTTTGACAAAAAAGAACGAAGAGTCGCCATAGACGGAGAAGCATTCTTTATTGTAGCTCAAGACAAACACAAACCGTTCATCGTCTCATCGCAAGGCATAGAAACGAAAGTATTGGGCACACAATTCAACATTTGCAGCTACCGAAAAAACAACGATGTGAGAACCAGCCTGATAGAAGGTTCGCTCCAAATCTATTTTACAGGGAAAGAAAATGAAAGTATCATATTGAGCCCCAACGAGCAAATAAGCATAAAAAACGGAACCATAAAGGTGGACACGATTTCTCATCATGACTATTTTTTATGGAAAGAAGGAATTTACAGTTTTAAAGACGAGTTGCTTGTTGATATACTGAACAAATTGCAACTCTATTATGATGTCCGGATAATCATAAGAAACCCGTCCATCAATCAAGAGAAATATACCGGAAAATTCCGACAACGAGACAGCATCGACGATATTCTCAGAATGTTACAAAAAATACACAAATTCAAGATACAAAAGGATGAAGAAAACAATATCATTACACTTAGTTAA